One genomic segment of Macaca fascicularis isolate 582-1 chromosome 19, T2T-MFA8v1.1 includes these proteins:
- the LOC102137713 gene encoding uncharacterized protein isoform X6, translating into MLENYRNLVLGIDVSKPNLITCLEQGKYPWNMKRHSMVVKPPVICSHFAEDLCPGPGIKDSFQKVILREYVKCGHKDLQLRKGCKSVNECNVHKEGYNELNLCLTTTQRKILQCDKYVKVFHKFLNSNRHNTKHTRKKPFKCKKCGKSFCLLLHLRQHKRIHIRENSYQCEECGKAFIWFSTLTRHRRVHTGKKSYKYEECGKAFNQDSNLSTHKRIHTGQKSYKCEECGTAFYQFSHLTRHKLIHTGEKPYKCEECGKAFNRSSTLTRHKIIHTGEKPYKCEECGKAFSVFSTLTKHKIIHTEEKPHRCEEYGKAYKESSHLTTHKRINTGEKPYKCEECGKTFSIFSILTKHKIIHTEEKPYKCEECGKAFKRSSTLTNHKIIHTEEKSYKCEECGKAFKQSSTLTIHKIIHTGEKPYKCEECGKAFKRSSTLTIHKIIHTGEKPYKCEECGKAFNRSSHLTTHKRIHTGQKPYKCKECGKSFSEFSTLTKHKIIHTEEKPYKCEECGKAFNRSSILSIHKKTHTGEKPYKCEECGKAFKQSSHLAGHKHVHGGQKPYKCELCGKAFSIFSTLTKHKIIHTEEKPYKCEECGKTFYRFSNLNTHKIIHTGKKPCKCEECGKAFNHSSNLTKHKLIHTGDKPYKCEQCGKAFRRSSHLSRHKIIHIGIHTEEILQM; encoded by the coding sequence ttataTGTTCTCATTTTGCTGAAGACCTTTGCCCAGGGCCAGGCATTAAAGATTCTTTTCAAAAAGTGATACTGAGAGAATATGTAAAATGTGGACACAAGGATTTACAGTTAAGAAAAGGCTGTAAAAGTGTGAATGAGTGTAATGTGCACAAAGAAGGTTATAATGAACTAAACCTGTGTTTGACAACTACCCAGAGAAAAATACTTCAATGTGATAAATATGTGAAAGTCttccacaaatttttaaattcaaatagaCATAACACAAAACATACTAGAAAGAAACCtttcaaatgtaaaaaatgtGGCAAATCATTTTGCCTGCTTTTACACCTACGTCAGCATAAAAGAATTCATATTAGAGAGAATTCTTAccaatgtgaagaatgtggcaaagcgtTTATCTGGTTCTCAACCCTTACTAGACACAGGCGGGTTCATACTGGAAAGAAATCCTACAAATacgaagaatgtggcaaagcttttaaccagGACTCAAACCTTTCtacacataagagaattcatactggacagaaatcctacaaatgtgaagaatgtggcacaGCTTTCTACCAATTCTCACACCTTACTAGGCATAAgttaattcatactggagagaaaccctacaaatgtgaagaatgtggcaaagcttttaaccgaTCTTCAACCCTTACTagacataagataattcatactggagaaaaaccctataaatgtgaagaatgtggcaaagcctttagtgtTTTCTCaacccttactaaacataagataattcacACTGAAGAGAAACCCCACAGATGTGAAGAATATGGCAAAGCTTATAAGGAGTCCTCACACCTTACTACACATAAAAGAATTAATACCggagagaaaccatacaaatgtgaagaatgtggcaaaacctttAGTATATTCTCAatccttactaaacataagataattcatacagaagagaaaccctacaaatgtgaagaatgtggcaaagcttttaaacGATCTTCAACCCTTACTAaccataagataattcatactgaagagaaatcctacaaatgtgaagaatgtggtaaAGCTTTTAAACAATCTTCAACCCTTActatacataaaataattcatactggagaaaaaccctacaaatgtgaagaatgtggcaaagcttttaagcGATCTTCAACCCTTActatacataaaataattcatactggagaaaaaccctacaaatgtgaagaatgtggcaaagcttttaatcGGTCCTCAcaccttactacacataagagaattcatactggacagaaaccctacaaatgtaaagaatgtggcaaatcCTTTAGTGAATTCTCAACActtactaaacataagataattcatactgaagagaaaccctacaaatgtgaagaatgtggcaaagcttttaaccgaTCTTCAATCCTTAGTATACATAAGAAaactcatactggagaaaaaccctacaaatgtgaagaatgtggcaaagcttttaagcAGTCCTCACACCTCGCTGGGCATAAGCATGTTCATGGTggacagaaaccctacaaatgtgaattatgtggcaaagcctttagtatATTCTCaacccttactaaacataagataattcatactgaagagaaaccctacaaatgtgaagaatgtggcaaaacttTCTACCGATTCTCAAACCTTAATAcgcataagataattcatactggaaagaaaccctgcaaatgtgaagaatgtggcaaagctttcaaCCATTCCTCAAACCTTACTAAACATAAGCTAATTCATACTGGAGacaaaccctacaaatgtgaacaatgtggcaaagcttttaggCGGTCTTCACATCTTAGTagacataagataattcatattGGAATTCATACTGAAGAGattctacaaatgtga
- the LOC102137713 gene encoding uncharacterized protein isoform X5 — translation MLENYRNLVLAGIDVSKPNLITCLEQGKYPWNMKRHSMVVKPPVICSHFAEDLCPGPGIKDSFQKVILREYVKCGHKDLQLRKGCKSVNECNVHKEGYNELNLCLTTTQRKILQCDKYVKVFHKFLNSNRHNTKHTRKKPFKCKKCGKSFCLLLHLRQHKRIHIRENSYQCEECGKAFIWFSTLTRHRRVHTGKKSYKYEECGKAFNQDSNLSTHKRIHTGQKSYKCEECGTAFYQFSHLTRHKLIHTGEKPYKCEECGKAFNRSSTLTRHKIIHTGEKPYKCEECGKAFSVFSTLTKHKIIHTEEKPHRCEEYGKAYKESSHLTTHKRINTGEKPYKCEECGKTFSIFSILTKHKIIHTEEKPYKCEECGKAFKRSSTLTNHKIIHTEEKSYKCEECGKAFKQSSTLTIHKIIHTGEKPYKCEECGKAFKRSSTLTIHKIIHTGEKPYKCEECGKAFNRSSHLTTHKRIHTGQKPYKCKECGKSFSEFSTLTKHKIIHTEEKPYKCEECGKAFNRSSILSIHKKTHTGEKPYKCEECGKAFKQSSHLAGHKHVHGGQKPYKCELCGKAFSIFSTLTKHKIIHTEEKPYKCEECGKTFYRFSNLNTHKIIHTGKKPCKCEECGKAFNHSSNLTKHKLIHTGDKPYKCEQCGKAFRRSSHLSRHKIIHIGIHTEEILQM, via the coding sequence ttataTGTTCTCATTTTGCTGAAGACCTTTGCCCAGGGCCAGGCATTAAAGATTCTTTTCAAAAAGTGATACTGAGAGAATATGTAAAATGTGGACACAAGGATTTACAGTTAAGAAAAGGCTGTAAAAGTGTGAATGAGTGTAATGTGCACAAAGAAGGTTATAATGAACTAAACCTGTGTTTGACAACTACCCAGAGAAAAATACTTCAATGTGATAAATATGTGAAAGTCttccacaaatttttaaattcaaatagaCATAACACAAAACATACTAGAAAGAAACCtttcaaatgtaaaaaatgtGGCAAATCATTTTGCCTGCTTTTACACCTACGTCAGCATAAAAGAATTCATATTAGAGAGAATTCTTAccaatgtgaagaatgtggcaaagcgtTTATCTGGTTCTCAACCCTTACTAGACACAGGCGGGTTCATACTGGAAAGAAATCCTACAAATacgaagaatgtggcaaagcttttaaccagGACTCAAACCTTTCtacacataagagaattcatactggacagaaatcctacaaatgtgaagaatgtggcacaGCTTTCTACCAATTCTCACACCTTACTAGGCATAAgttaattcatactggagagaaaccctacaaatgtgaagaatgtggcaaagcttttaaccgaTCTTCAACCCTTACTagacataagataattcatactggagaaaaaccctataaatgtgaagaatgtggcaaagcctttagtgtTTTCTCaacccttactaaacataagataattcacACTGAAGAGAAACCCCACAGATGTGAAGAATATGGCAAAGCTTATAAGGAGTCCTCACACCTTACTACACATAAAAGAATTAATACCggagagaaaccatacaaatgtgaagaatgtggcaaaacctttAGTATATTCTCAatccttactaaacataagataattcatacagaagagaaaccctacaaatgtgaagaatgtggcaaagcttttaaacGATCTTCAACCCTTACTAaccataagataattcatactgaagagaaatcctacaaatgtgaagaatgtggtaaAGCTTTTAAACAATCTTCAACCCTTActatacataaaataattcatactggagaaaaaccctacaaatgtgaagaatgtggcaaagcttttaagcGATCTTCAACCCTTActatacataaaataattcatactggagaaaaaccctacaaatgtgaagaatgtggcaaagcttttaatcGGTCCTCAcaccttactacacataagagaattcatactggacagaaaccctacaaatgtaaagaatgtggcaaatcCTTTAGTGAATTCTCAACActtactaaacataagataattcatactgaagagaaaccctacaaatgtgaagaatgtggcaaagcttttaaccgaTCTTCAATCCTTAGTATACATAAGAAaactcatactggagaaaaaccctacaaatgtgaagaatgtggcaaagcttttaagcAGTCCTCACACCTCGCTGGGCATAAGCATGTTCATGGTggacagaaaccctacaaatgtgaattatgtggcaaagcctttagtatATTCTCaacccttactaaacataagataattcatactgaagagaaaccctacaaatgtgaagaatgtggcaaaacttTCTACCGATTCTCAAACCTTAATAcgcataagataattcatactggaaagaaaccctgcaaatgtgaagaatgtggcaaagctttcaaCCATTCCTCAAACCTTACTAAACATAAGCTAATTCATACTGGAGacaaaccctacaaatgtgaacaatgtggcaaagcttttaggCGGTCTTCACATCTTAGTagacataagataattcatattGGAATTCATACTGAAGAGattctacaaatgtga